In the genome of Phlebotomus papatasi isolate M1 chromosome 2, Ppap_2.1, whole genome shotgun sequence, one region contains:
- the LOC129804656 gene encoding EGFR adapter protein-like yields MQDVRVRLERAAHGSPLHTAQQRPAHLFQKAGVTLTCDENVNITAIRSPSSEEDNSPTEMNNCRRLVEKPPLVKRLTMGLLRATEESRPLVRNAGSSVTSGSTHTICDGYVNEGICDPERLISSKFGDSCRKSLMSMTMDTRADSHHEFSFKKNFLRETSSANSSPKIFGPSLRSDHLSLAEQNELKGAAWFQAGIPREISLEVLSRQSPGAFLVRQSSSKPGCFALSLRVPPPAPKVAHYLILKTPRGYKIKGFTKEFSSLRALITHHSVMPELLPVPLSLPRPQNMAPPRRDLDDFDTYGSLNDFRKMMADLNV; encoded by the exons ATGCAAGACGTGCGTGTCCGCCTGGAGCGTGCGGCTCACGGCTCTCCGCTGCACACGGCGCAGCAGCGACCGGCGCATCTCTTCCAGAAGGCCGGTGTCACGCTCACATGTGATGAAAATGTTAACATCACTGCCATCCGGTCGCCCAGTTCCGAGGAAGACAACTCACCAACGGAGATGAACAACTGTCGGCGTTTGGTGGAGAAACCGCCACTCGTGAAGCGGCTCACAATGGGTCTGCTACGAGCCACAGAGGAGAGCCGGCCCCTGGTACGCAACGCCGGCTCTTCTGTCACCTCCGGATCGACCCACACGATCTGCGATGGATACGTGAATGAGGGCATTTGTGACCCTGAGAGACTCATCTCCAGTAAATTTGGGGACTCGTGCAGGAAGAGCTTGATGTCCATGACGATGGACACAAGGGCTGACAGTCACCATGAGTTCAGCTTCAAGAAGAACTTCCTCAGAGAAACTAGTAGTG CTAATTCCAGTCCCAAGATATTCGGGCCATCGCTGAGATCTGACCACCTGAGCCTGGCTGAGCAGAATGAACTGAAGGGAGCTGCATGGTTCCAGGCGGGAATCCCAAGGGAAATTTCTCTAGAAGTGCTCTCAAGACAGAGTCCGGGAGCTTTTCTTGTGCGGCAGAGCAGCAGCAAGCCGGGATGTTTTGCCCTATCGCTGAGAGTTCCTCCACCGGCTCCCAAAGTAGCCCACTATTTGATCCTCAAGACCCCTCGAGGGTACAAAATCAAG GGTTTCACCAAGGAATTCTCATCCCTGCGTGCCCTGATAACCCATCATTCTGTGATGCCTGAACTGCTCCCAGTTCCCCTATCGCTACCGCGGCCGCAGAATATGGCTCCGCCGCGGCGGGATCTCGATGATTTCGACACTTATGGATCTCTCAATGACTTTCGCAAGATGATGGCTGATCTGAACGTCTGA
- the LOC129804655 gene encoding terpene synthase encodes MSKDKRLFDEKEFNKILQKCQDKSCQEQQDQILLQPYHYISQIPGKQIRSKLALAFNQWLNIPQEKLNEIGKIVQMLHNSSLLLDDIEDNSILRRGVPVAHSIYGAASTINSANYALFLALEKVQALGHPDATRVYTEQLLELHRGQGMEIYWRDNFHCPSESDYKQMTIRKTGGLFMLAIRLMQLFSVNKTDFTKLTALLGLYFQIRDDYCNLMEKDYADNKSYCEDLTEGKYSFPIIHAIQNEGSDRQVFQILRQRTKNKEVKRYCVSVMEKLGSFNYTRRVLESLDSEARIETMKHGSNPTMENLLNELQTWKH; translated from the exons ATGTCGAAGGACAAGCGGCTGTTTGACGAGAAGGAGTTCAACAAAATCCTGCAGAAGTGCCAGGACAAGTCGTGCCAGGAACAGCAAGATCAG ATACTCCTGCAACCATACCATTACATCTCCCAAATCCCCGGAAAGCAAATACGAAGCAAATTGGCACTGGCCTTCAACCAATGGCTCAACATTCCTCAGGAGAAACTCAACGAGATCGGGAAGATTGTCCAGATGCTACATAACAGTAGCCTTCT ATTGGATGACATTGAGGACAACTCGATCCTCCGCAGAGGCGTTCCTGTGGCACATTCGATCTACGGTGCAGCTTCAACAATAAACTCAGCCAACTACGCCCTGTTCTTGGCTCTGGAAAAGGTCCAGGCTCTGGGCCATCCGGATGCCACCAGAGTGTACACTGAGCAGTTGCTAGAGCTGCATCGAGGTCAAGGCATGGAGATCTACTGGAGGGATAATTTCCACTGTCCCTCGGAGAGCGACTACAAGCAGATGACGATCAGGAAGACAGGAGGCTTGTTCATGCTGGCCATTCGATTGATGCAATTGTTCAGCGTTAACAAGACGGACTTCACGAAGCTGACGGCTCTTCTGGGGCTATACTTTCAGATTCGCGATGATTACTGCAATCTCATGGAGAAGGACTATGCGGACAACAAAAGTTACTGTGAAGATCTCACGGAGGGCAAATATAGCTTTCCCATCATCCATGCCATCCAGAATGAAGGGTCTGATCGGCAGGTCTTTC AAATTCTGAGGCAGAGAACGAAGAATAAGGAAGTTAAGAGGTATTGCGTGAGTGTTATGGAGAAGTTGGGCAGTTTCAATTACACAAGACGGGTGCTTGAGTCTTTGGACAGTGAGGCTCGCATCGAAACCATGAAGCACGGAAGCAATCCTACAATGGAGAATCTCCTGAATGAACTGCAGACGTGGAAGCATTAA